From the genome of Aricia agestis chromosome 9, ilAriAges1.1, whole genome shotgun sequence, one region includes:
- the LOC121730674 gene encoding eisosome protein SEG2: MKLSLVFELLLIFVLLAFAASKHVGHKNNKKSIQKATDTGIKIEDNSINKYCKCTESLCNCCRDFAVPVVNLNGPGCASLRYLNGDKMAVSLSFGKKVITNRTLSSQKPSPVCMPLPGGVSKFCGRVYNIARQGEEFRACLGLELQAKTTVEAAVRVSCFKFGPRGVTSEPADPLPLVPQDEKVTDDDDDDDDDEDDFGLDTDDDDDDLDDDDDDDDDEGELEGVNDVESADYTGFSLLGDDILGDLFGSSGGKKTKKTQKIKSVSTTTTTTTRRPQRPTRRPSRRPYRTTTVRSTTVRVRPGQGNRRPIRKPTQQPSAPTVPDVPAESVTVATIFNAVSSVAESMKPQMTDITDTKAESTSNIQSHVMSVIPITAKIPVAEPSTTLKAETTFHDDGLESSLAHITGQLSLFPVTQIIPTDMKEPTAKPTEQMTYEKVETITPKTHSLIPFATTIEDDSPEEMVQIVDTLDSHSQEHEADKENVAEETKVEENASNHYEGLTLPRKKHRGFNLADLDVLDLTQIGESVGHQLGIFGRHKRQNKNKEPRPQNIRGANDYDDILGLETLSDSLGLPDIDDIARKDRRRQNKMMRSWSQPQ; this comes from the exons GTCATAAAAATAACAAGAAGAGTATACAGAAAGCAACCGATACTGGCATCAAGATAGAAGACAACAGTATCAACAAGTACTGCAAATGTACAGAGTCGCTGTGCAACTGCTGTAGAGACTTCGCTGTGCCAGTTGTCAATTTAAACGGTCcag GATGCGCATCGTTAAGGTACTTGAATGGCGACAAAATGGCAGTATCATTGAGCTTTGGCAAGAAAGTCATCACTAACCGAACACTTTCAA GTCAAAAGCCAAGTCCTGTTTGCATGCCTCTGCCAGGAGGCGTTTCAAAATTCTGTGGACGAGTGTACAATATTGCGAGACAAGGAGAAGAGTTCAGAGCCTGCTTGGGATTAGAACTACAAGCTAAAACCACCGTTGAAGCAGCTGTACGAGTTTCTTGCTTCAAATTCGGACCAAGAGGTGTAACGTCGGAACCAGCAGATCCGTTACCCTTGGTGCCGCAAGACGAAAAAGTGACGGATgacgatgacgatgatgatgatgatgaagacgACTTTGGTTTAGACACTgacgatgacgatgatgatcttgatgatgatgacgacgaTGACGATGATGAAG GTGAACTTGAAGGTGTTAACGACGTCGAAAGTGCAGATTATACCGGCTTTAGTCTCCTCGGTGACGATATACTAGGGGACTTGTTTGGATCATCAGGTGGCAAAAAGACTAAGAAAACTCAAAAAATTAAATCTGTTTCGACAACAACGACAACCACAACTCGAAGGCCACAAAGGCCAACCCGACGACCATCGAGGAGACCTTATAGGACTACGACCGTTCGAAGCACAACAGTTAGAGTTCGTCCAGGACAGGGAAACCGTAGACCAATAAGGAAACCGACCCAGCAACCCAGTGCCCCTACTGTACCGGATGTCCCGGCTGAATCTGTAACTGTTGCAACTATTTTCAATGCAGTTTCTTCTGTAGCAGAAAGTATGAAGCCACAGATGACTGATATAACTGATACTAAAGCTGAGAGCACATCGAATATTCAATCCCATGTCATGTCAGTAATTCCTATCACAGCTAAAATTCCCGTCGCCGAACCGTCCACTACTCTTAAGGCTGAAACAACTTTCCACGACGATGGATTAGAGTCATCACTGGCACATATCACTGGTCAATTATCTCTGTTTCCAGTCACACAAATCATTCCAACCGATATGAAAGAACCAACCGCAAAACCTACTGAACAAATGACATACGAAAAAGTTGAGACCATCACACCGAAAACTCATTCATTGATTCCTTTTGCAACAACTATCGAGGACGATAGCCCCGAAGAAATGGTGCAAATAGTGGATACGCTCGATTCTCATTCTCAGGAACATGAGGCAGATAAAGAAAATGTTGCAGAAGAGACAAAAGTTGAAGAGAATGCTAGCAATCACTATGAGGGACTAACTTTGCCAAGAAAGAAGCATAGAGGTTTTAATTTAGCAGATCTGGATGTGCTCGATTTAACACAGATCGGTGAGAGTGTCGGTCATCAACTGGGCATATTTGGAAGACACAAAAGGCAAAACAAAAATAAGGAACCCAGGCCCCAGAACATAAGAGGAGCAAACGATTACGACGATATTCTTGGACTGGAAACCCTGAGTGACTCCCTAGGTCTTCCCGATATTGACGACATTGCCAGAAAAGACAGAcgaagacaaaataaaatgatgcGCAGTTGGTCTCAGCCACAGTAA
- the LOC121730676 gene encoding uncharacterized protein LOC121730676 codes for MKMKVFVLLACVTLCAGVPTDNEPRNIWGDEIMDVTDFSVYYDVKTNKTIKNIMPRPWYRPGWSLRLPFSGGPCECEETRCVCCTGIRIQTFNFDRRTCAILTYEPEDSTIDIEAKFNDVTVMKNTYSTRNPPPFCIPIPIPYLPPGLVDTCIRIFDISIVDEKLHACLDMDTRIDKAPIVILHFDCMDMGFSGISLSKPGGSGSDTEAASETQQNSDVFDDVIDNAVTTEKINSIRYI; via the exons ATGAAAATGAAAGTGTTTGTTTTATTAGCATGTGTGACGCTCTGTGCTG gTGTACCTACGGATAATGAACCTAGAAACATATGGGGCGATGAGATTATGGACGTCACCGACTTTTCGGTTTATTACGATGTCAAAACAAATAAG acgATAAAGAATATAATGCCAAGGCCGTGGTACAGGCCTGGCTGGAGTCTCCGGCTGCCGTTCTCTGGTGGGCCCTGCGAGTGTGAGGAGACGAGGTGTGTTTGCTGCACTGGAATACGGATACAGACTTTCAACTTTGACAGGCGAA CATGTGCAATTTTGACGTATGAGCCAGAAGATTCCACCATCGACATAGAAGCTAAGTTCAACGACGTTACCGTCATGAAAAACACTTATTCAA CGCGGAACCCACCACCATTCTGCATACCAATACCGATACCATATTTGCCGCCCGGCCTAGTGGATACTTGCATCAGGATTTTTGATATCAGCATCGTGGATGAAAAACTACACGCTTGCTTGGACATGGACACGAGGATTGATAAAGCTCCAATTGTG ATTCTGCACTTTGACTGCATGGACATGGGATTCAGTGGCATCAGTCTATCCAAGCCTGGAGGCAGCGGGTCTGATACCGAAGCCGCTAGTGAAACTCAACAGAACAGTGATGTTTTCGATGATGTGATTGACAACGCAGTTACTACAGAAAAGATCAATAGTAtaagatatatttaa